CGAATAATTTGAGTTCATAGCATACTTGTTTAGAGAGAAATCTACGCTATTGAGCAAAAGTAGAGCTCCTTTACCCAAAGAACAAGCGTGAACTTTGATTGTATTCATCTTAGAATTCGGTCTCGTCTAGCAAAAACAACATTGATAACCTTCGGGGTGTTTTGACTGTCCAAAAAAGATCCATTTGAAGTTCCATAATGGCAATTAATAGCTGTATTAAATGAAAGGAAATTGCTTTTGACATTGTTTTATGACCGGACTCTGAAACCTGTTTGTGGAATAAGACAAGACACTTGGCCCGACCTTGTCCATTCTTGATTCAAATCACTTTAGACGACAAAAAAGGCTTTTCTTTGTGACGGGGAATGAATTCTTGGCCAGATCAAGGTCAGCATAGAgtattggaaagaaaataaaaaaaagatgacgAAAATATAATCATGACGgtttacatttttaaaacaaaaaatatacaATATGCGTCATGAATATTGAAACTTTTCAACAAGAGCAATTTCTATGTTgcaaaagttgcaaatttgaaaacacttTTCTACTTTATTTTACCCATTTCAGTGCCTTTCTACATTTTAGTCAGAAATGAGCCACCATTTGCTTTTAGGTTCTATTCTCCAAGTCCCTTTGGAAATGTGAGCACTATCTCCTCTTTTGACGTTGGTCTCGGACATTTGATTCCAATACTTCTTGATGGATGCATTTAAGGTACCTAATCAATTGACGCAACATCCATTACGTTAACCCATGTCCAAATGAAACACGAACCACAAATTGGACCGAACATCTTCCATGGGGACATCTCCATCTATTTTATCACTCATTAAGTCATCTACACATTGTCTGTGCGACTTTGATTACATGGCCACATGAACGTACATACATCCCTATCCTATCACATCAAAGCGTGGCTTCAATCTCGTTCACCATATGGATTCCGTTGTTGATGGCCGCCACTTCCTCATCCGCCATCTTGTCTTTCTCGTCGCCTTCTGGATTCGCCTCTAAAAGACCCAATTTCTCAGCCTCGCccatcaaatcaatcaacttCCGTCGAAGTCGAACCACGTTGGTTCGAGCGTCCTTGTTTCTCTTTATAATGAGCTGAGCCTTTTCGAAGGCCAACGTGGACGGCGAGGGTCCCAAAACCCATCTTAGGTACATGCCAGGCCACAAATTCTGTGGATGGACATCAAACCGGAAAAGATGAGTTGACAGGAATAGAGTTGTACGTACATGATTTAGGGAACACAATACTTACTAGGCTAATCGGAGCCACTGAAGGCCAAATGATGTTCTTGTTGGGATCATACAAGCAGTTGATGTATGGTTCCAAGATCTCAGGCCGATTGAGGTAGGACCATAGGCTTAAGGTATCTTCTTTCACCTTCAAGAGTTCTCGTTCTCGTTCATTATCACAGagaaatgttccaaaattggaacaataggCCTGATCGGCTAAGAAGATGAGGAATTTCTCCGTGAATTCGAAAGAACACGGAAATTGGTTGTAGATCTGCCAAACGCAGTCCAAGAAGAGGGTGAAGGTGGGGGCGTGGCTCTTGGACTTGCTGGCCACAGACTCGTTGAAGGCTCCCTTACTCGTGCGGGACCAAAATGGGTGACCAGCCTCCACCCATTCTCGCTGaatcagggcctcaaacctGGTGGGATTAAAGGTCATCATTAATTTGGGTTCGAACATGAACCCACGTGTGAAATTGGAATGTAGCGTGGAgaacttgttccaaatagTGAACTTGCAAATCAAGGTCAGAGAAAATCAAATGGCTTACCAACATTTCGCTCCATTTTCCGGAGTGGAGAAATTACGCAATCTGATTTATTTCAGACGATTTGAAATCATTGGGCCATCAAAAATGTATGTTAATGCTTTATCAATTTTTATCATATTGTAAGGAATATTTTCTCTATGGGCGAATGGCCATTCACACACAAATGAGGAGCTCACTCTCGAGATGAAACGAGACATGCTGGGATTATTGGAACTTAATTATTATCATGTTCTCATTTTATTTCAGTCTGACTAAACTATTATCTTGAGCATCGagttatttttcaaatgtgtccGATTTAGCGATGAATCTGTGGGATTCCAAGAGATTAGCCGACCAAAAATATGCGCATGAGCTGCTTCTTTTCTCCCTGCGAATTTTCAGAGTTTGATGACTTCATGATGATTATTAGGGCTGTTCAATACAAACAAATGCATTTACTTTTCTAAATCTTTGttcatatcatttttttaattagccctattttttattttaaccgttttgactcaaaaaagttaaagttttcattgattttccctccttccttgaaaaaaaaataaaattgctgAAAAAGTGTTAAACAAGATTTGTTGCCCATGTCggtattttttgtttcttattGTTGCAAATGAGTTATCTTGCTTTTTACCCACCGCTTTCAAGAACAGAtctcttcagctttcaaagagcaattgctccaaaaatttgcttttttcaaaatatggtcaaaatatgaattCGAAGACTTCTCTTATGACATAATATATTGTTGACTCAAAGATCAGCGTAGATGGTTCATTACTTAAGCAACAAGGCCTTACAATCTTCTGCAACAAactctttgaaaatttcaccaaattgaaaaacaGACCGCGAAGCAATTGTTTTGGTTCAAAGCGCACAGAAAGGGAAGTCTGCAGTAACCAAGCACAATAAACgcctttggttttttttcattgcctgACCCACTTTAGCCAAGCGAGACTTGCAATCATTCAAACAAATAGAGTGCCTAGTAGCTAGAACGCTAGTACGTGTAATTATACAAGATGCCAGAGGGatcaaaaaaacgaaattatTCAGATTTATTTCTGTCGAAGAGTGGAAATATAAACTTGAATTTGCTTGTCTATTTTTTCACTTGCTTTTTCAACCATTGCAGGAAATGTTTAATTACTATACTACTCTTTACTATAGGGTACATACTATATTTCCCTTTTACTGTAggaatgaaaggttatatttcgtctCATTGTTCCCACTTAAATTTTATATGATTTTTGGTctaacaacgaatttgagttggcaagcctggctagcccttgaatataaggttgatcaggaactttagtcaaaaatttgtccaagtctgacataaATCCTGTTGCAGGGTCAAAACCTACTACATATACCctgcgaatatttgaaggcagcaaattgaacaatgaaggagcccgagaaagaagagaggtggacttcattgttttaactagtcTGGATTTTCAAGGGCTCACAACGcccattaagcctctacggtcacggcaattgaccctaaaaccagggttgggaaaaagctcatgaatgcttttcgtaccttctctgaatagtgtacaatcccaacctttctaacctctcccaatacgagagctctctcatatcctcaatgttcccagtaaaacatctttggacctgctcgagcttttgcaaacctgctgaactcattggagcccaaatgggagaggcatattcaagatgcggctgaacaatcgacttgtacagagttagcatcgtgacactatctccGGAAtgaaatgtgcgatatatcctaccacatgtttgaaaagctttaccaactttcaactggatatgcacATCGAACATTCCATTATTTTGTAAGCttgcacctaaatctttcatgtaCGAAACCTTCTGaatatctttaccttcatcatctactGGTGGAACATCTAATGGCGTTGAccgaaatgtcatttttgttttggtttggtttttcacaagcttttctaaccgctacagggaatgtaatccccagcacttttaaaatgaaaggtcatatttcttcattgaacggaatttaATTCCGTCCAATCCCATATTAGTCgtagtaacccaagagtagattatATCTAGTACCTGAACTAGACAACCGAATTCTTGACCATCCCTAACACAAATTtatttgtatcatcagcatacgAGGAGCTACTAAAGGTACAACTGAGGTTTTGGAGTGgagcaaagaaaatgatgaagacGAGAGGACATAAAATGGTGCGCtgtggaacacccgacttgacatcatgtgtgtGGCTAAAACATCCTTAAACCATAAataattgcttcctaccacgaatgattttttaaaaacaattgagaaccttacttTCCCTATATCGTGCAACCTTTTGATCAAGAGCCCATGATTAAATTTGTTTTCTAGCTTGGGCAAGATCAAATAAACTACATGAACCGATTTGTGACTCTTTAGTCCCTCAATCATTTGCTCTCTACGTATGTTTGATAAATAGGGCAAACGTCTTGAAACGCCCTTGAAACACGCGTTGCTTAGGAGGAATGACTTCACATCCTGCAGAAAATACACACTTATTGGGCATCATTGACATAGGAGCAATTATAGCACCATGAAAGGTACATCATCTTGACGAGTGGAATTTAAGTATGAAATCCACCTCCTCGTTGTCTCCATTCAACAGACGAAATCAAGTAATCGACATTGACATGTTTCAACTATGATGGCAACCTGTCAATATCTGTAACCGAACTGGTTTTAAAATACTCCATCACCTCTACTTCCTTATCACGATTGGGTGTGGGAGTGGTCTCACCATCAAACGCCTATTAATTTTATAAGTAACATTGGCAATTCTTCCCCTTGCAGCCATGCTGTAATGCGGTAGGCATATGACACCATTGCTATTTTATCTAAAAATGAACCCACAGGAGTATTGGGGGGAACATTAAAGCCGAAAATTGACATCAACAATGATTCGAGTCAAGACATTGTGTCCTTCTTCAAATGGGAACTTTCATAAAGATTTAACCAcgcatttccaatttcagctCAGTCGAAAGACTGGCTCAAAAGTTAGGGCCCAGTGCATATTTCAGTGATTCATGATTTTACTAATCATTATGAGTAAGGGCTGAATTCTAAAGACCAAATATAAATACGTTTGTTCATATGGTTGAAATGGTGTTTTAAgtgataaaaattgaaaaggttcTTCCGTAGTGGACACGgtctttcttttccttattTCTGTTTCTGTTTTTCCGGGCTGAATATCCAACTGTTTCCTCAAAGTGATACAAAATGAACgttatttttcatctttatgTTGATATTCGTTAGATTTGTTTGACCGACGAATGCCATCAAATTAGATTGGCCGGCTTTGGATGGACCTTGAAAATTCCATAGATTTAATCTGGAAATCTGTTAAAATTGTTCAACTGAGACCAAACCTAACGTTTGAACTGTTTACTACAAAACCTTTtgaatgattgttttgattcaataCAAAACCCTTATATTAATTTTAAGATTTAGTTCAGATCTTTTACCCTCTGATGGTCCGGCAGTCTGAGCTCAAGATCATTTGAGCCAATGATGTCACGCAAAGAGAGATGTCCATTCCTTCCGAGCCATGGACAACCACAGATGCGTACTCCTACCAAGTAAATAGCACAATatgaaacaaaccaaaacGCAACGTCAATAAACGCATCTGAATAAATCACACTTGCTCACTTTTTCGAGGCATTGGGCGATCAAACAGCCACAATTGAGGACTTCTTTGACGTGTGTGAGCCAACTGGAAATGGTCAATCGGCTAAGCCATTTCTCACATGAGGTACTGGTATCAGTGCAGGCCTCCATGAGCTTCGAGTATGAATCCAATAAGAAATGATAGCGATCAATGGACTTGTTGATCCGCTTCCATCTCGGATAGTATTGCTCCACTTCGAAGCCTCCCCCTTTGGCCTTGGCCGATTGTGACACGGATTGGGTTCGAGTATCAATGATAAAACCTCGTCTTTGGCGGTGGATCAAGGCCGCCAAGATTTTCTCGTCATCTTTGCATCGTCTCATTTGAGGTCCCGTGAGAGGTTGACTGCATCTGACTATCACTTGCTGAAAGAATATGTAAAAGATAATTCGACATTTCATTCAGAAGGATCTTAAGCCGTACACCTGTTGTATGTCGATAACTTAAAACGGGGAATCGGCCAGCTTGTCGGAAGTTAGCGGAAGATATCAGTTGCTCGTCTGTGATGGAGCTGGGTACAATCACAGCTCGAGGATAAGAACTACAAACCTAGAAAAAAAGCTTGGAATCATTTGTTTCTTCGTGGAAGTGGGACGCTCTACTTTTTAGTATAAATCATAGGGCTTACAGAGAAGTCTTTATTTACGTAACTGACACGCCAATCGGAAGATTGTGATATTAGCAGTGGGGAAAACTCGACCTCCAAAGGAAACGCATTCCAACCGTCTTCCAAAGGTTTGAAATCGGGAGTGTAGGAAAAAGCGAAGCTTCTGGTGATGTCATCTAAAAGGCGAATTTGAACTTTAGAGACAATtaattgttttcaatgaagCACTTTACCAATTGCAGCAAGTTTTTCGAGGGACTGGGCTACAGAGTTCAGTTCGTCAAATGATGTCCCATCAATCCGGATAATCCTGAGATCCTTGCATTTGACTAGAATGGATCCATTGGTTTGATTGTTCGTCGGATTGGGTCTCCGAATGATTGCATCAATTCCACGGTGTAAAATCTGTGAATGAAAATCCAATGATGCCTATTTTAAAACAAGGATTCGCGTCCACAAGAAACTCGTTCAAAGGTTCAATTGGCCGTTTGGCCTTGACATTATCAAGttctactttttttcttcaatcctTGACTTGAAGACAAAATCCGTGCCGGTCCTTCTTGAAATGGAGTCCTAACATTCTGAGAATGTTCCACCATATCGTTCCAAGCTCCATTTCAAAGGTGCAAGTTACTTTGTTGGCACTGGGCCAGGGTTGAACATTTCGTTTGTGAATCGACGTGTTTACTACTAACCGAAGATTGGACCTGATTTATTGAGGCTCTTGCTTATTAAAGTGATTGATCGGTCTTGAAATTGGCCTGCCAAAGATCGAATTGGATCTCACAAACAATTTGGTGAGTAGACGAACAATCAATCTTACTTGTATCACTTCTTTAGGTTTAGTTCTGGAACACTGTTGATGCGGTGTCAAAATCAGATGGTGAACCGACAGACTAAGTCGGGATTTCCATGGAGCTTCATTCCATGGCCAATGCACCACCACCTCATCCACCGAGGACACTTTGATCAAATGTCCCAGATCCATGGAGAATCAATAACTGATCAAAAAGCTACACATGGctgaatatttgaaatatttatcaGCTTCAAGTCATGAATATTGGAACACAATTTTAACATTTGAAGCCTTATCAAAGTGGAAGGCGTTTCTTGTTTTGGTGATAACCCCCTAAAGTTCTGTACCATCTGTTGACTCGATCATCTTGTTCCGTTTTCCTTGACGCGGACCGGATATGCCTTCCTAACTCTGCAAAGACCAAAGTAGTGGACCTCATCGCTCGCTTTTAAGGCCTTCGCCTTTGCTTCATGACGTTACGAGCGCCCTTTAGAAGGCTCCTACTTTGTTGACAGGGTAGCCAAAgaggttttgaattttgatgtcAAATATTGTGGAGAATATTAACCCAAAAAAACCAGAATTATCGCATAACAAAATGTCGGTTCAAGGAAATCCAGATGAGCATCAGAGTGTCCATTTTGAGTGGTGCCAATTCAGTGCCAAACTCCAGATCTGAACGAAAAAAGATATGAAACTACATTCATGATGCTTaaatgaattaatttgaaatagCACGTGGCAGAAAATGTCATCACATTAATTTTGAAACCCTTTCAATTCACATATGACTATCTTTCCAGATTGCCCGGGCCACCCTGAACTCATGCTTTTCTGGATTCTGTGACGAACGCCGCTGTCATTTCCTTTTACCTTCTACACCACCATCTGCCTTTTTCGTTCTTTTAGCCCTCAAAACAAACCATGTTCAAAACAATGTGATAACGTGAACTCGACTCAATGAAGACCAAAAGGAATCCGGACTTCATTTGACTCTAAGGTCCCTTCGGATTGCTTGTTTACCACGTGCCTACAACTTGTCTATTTAGGGTAGGTTACTTTGGTAAATGTTTGGATTACGCTTAGGGTTCCGTGCTCTTGAAGGTCATCATGATCAATGCTATAGCACCAAGGACGAATGGTTCGTCCTTGAGCTCACTTTGTCCATTGAGAACAAGGCAACAGTTGCCTTGAATGACGCCCTGTTGCTCCAATCAAGGTTGAGTCAAGGACTTGTGAAAAACATAGAAGACGGCGGGATTGAAGCTTTTCAGGGTCAAATTAATTCTGCTCTGAGCAAGGATTACCTGAACCTAACGGACTACAAAAGATTACCGATACTTTGAAGCAACTGCAGAATAATCGAAGCAAAGAAACAAGAATTAACCTAGATGAGTTTTATATTAGAGGTACCATAGGGTTATAGAATTAATGAACTATTTCCACGTCTTAACCTTGGAATCAAAAGGCAGGCTTAAACACCAGCCTGGCATTGATATAGAGCTTACTCCACTTGTCTAAACATGACTTTTACGGCCTCTCAGTCATTGGACGGAAAAAAGATACATTAATGAGTATCGATTGTCATGTTGGTGGACCTGAAAGGTATCATTTTGACAGTCAGAAAATGAAACGAAAGTTGATTGATCAGTATATTCCTATTGCGAGCAAAGCGAGCAAGTTCTTTGGCCCACCAAATTGTAAATAAAATTAACAATTTATTGATTACCAATGCATATAATCAATAGTAGTGGTTGAGGTATATTAATAAATTGACTAAACTCACTGACTTATTAAATTTTTCTGTTGCGACTTCGAGAGTCATTATTAATACATTGAATAATTGACATAAGTAACTTAACTAAAATCGATGTCATGTATATTGTGTtcccaaatgaaaaattattatcatcatctttaGTACGCGCGTATACGGTCATTGCCGCATTGGATTAGGTATTGCTTTTTAGGTGAATATTTACAAATTTGGTTAAGGTTCTCTTACAGCTTTTGCCCCAAATCAGATTCGTAGAATGGATGTTTAAACCTATCATCAGACATTGTGTCCTCTCATTTACTTTGGTTTATAAAACTGGCCGTCAAATGGCAATTTAAAGTTTTATGTGGGTGCTGTATCGCCATTAAAATATGTCGTTACAGAATCAAAATGTCTACAGAAGATGCCAAATTCTTACCAGGAGGTACTGAGGATGAAAAGTCATTATTGACTCCAAGTCTCCGTCCTACCATGACCTCTGATGGTATCAGTATTCAAGGTACGTAgacaaaccaattttgaattaatttgaagaaagaatCGCAAGAAAGTTCCTCCCGTTCCAGATAACAACAATTCGATATCTGAGGATGACGAGGTTTCGAATGAGAACAATGATGAGGAGTCTTCCCATCGACGACGCTCAACTAGATCTGCTGGACCTGTTTCGGAAGAGTaagttccaatttcattttcaatcaaaaactaTGTTACAAGAGGGCTAAGAAAACGAACCACGATCCGGTTTTCGGGTGCACTTTCTCATGTCACCTTGAAGTGACATTCGACAATCGCATGCAGTACTCGTACTTCAAATAACTTGGCCCATCGACTAGATAGCACGAGCTTCTTCTACCTAGATACATGGCCTCTATTTTGCCACGATCTTTAAATATCCCAAATTCCGGATTCTTTTTGAATGTAGATTCTTAAGAAAAAGGGCAGTCTAGAAAGGTAAAATTTTGGAGAAGCCCCCGATGTTGAAGAAGACGAATCTTCTTTGCGATTGGCACCTTTTTTGTCAGGGGGCTGAACAACCAAGTTTCTCCACCAACAAATGCTGTGTGGTATGGAATTGGTTTTCGAAAGATGAGTATTCTTTACGATGAGTTCAGTCCGAGTGGCAAATATATCATTAGtatcaaatgaataaagaaaGACTAGATCGACTCATAcgccaaaatattgaaaacatATCTAGTATCAACCATCAAATTAATACGGAACCTCGACTTTGTCTTTTGCAACAAAATCTGGCTTGTACACTCTCTACAAGTTGGTTTGGAACTCAtgtggaacaaaatgaaatagcTGTTCTTCTTTCCCTGCTGTTAACACGTGTGTCTTGAGTGATCAGTGTAAGCTTCCTGGTTTGCCACCCTCGAGTGGTTTGGCAAATGGTTCCCAAACCTGGTGTCCAGTTTTCTCCAATTTCCCCCTTCATGCCAAAAAGCACCAGGCCAAGATGAACATCTTGTGAAACGCGCGGCTTCATAGGTGGATGGGTGCATGCCTATCCAGAGTCCTACACACTTTCCTGCCCACTGCCATCCATCCAGTCCCGGGAATGCTTTTGTAGCAGTATCTCCTTCATCACCTTCCTCTGCGGCGATCCTCTCCTCTCGGGCCGAGCAGTTCAGGAAGCCAGCCTTCCCAAGCTCTCAGCGATGGGAGCAAGAAGACTGACTGAGAACTTTATCCTACTGCCGATACAGAAACTACCGCAAGAGTCTGTCCAACAGAGTTTTTGTAGTGCAGTAGTTTGATGTAGTGCAGGCGTACTATCTTCTAAAACAACTTTAGCACATAAGAGGTCGTATCGCGTAAGCTGCTGCATCTAATGAAAGGGCTGCAAGAGTGGAAGGGTCATGATATCCATCGACATTCCTTAGAGTAGCCAATGTTCCCGGCACAAGATTGTGATTGTTTTCCGTGCATGTGCTTGGGGCTCGTGCAGACAACTACCAACTAAGGTGACCAGTACGAAAAATGTCCATCCACCTTCAGGGATGGGACTCAACCCTCAAGGAGAACTGCCCCTATCCTGCCGTTCAAAGTGGGTGAAGTGAAGAAAAGACACTCCTGAGAGATAGACTTTGAAGCTTTCGCCTTGGTCCCAGGGCTGCTGTGAAGGCCAGAGCGGCCGCGAGCTGGTTCCATTTCCAACGAGAGGACAAGGCGCCTGGAAACATTTTGAAGCGCACCGAGGCCAAAAGAAAGGGAACGACACGCTTGCTTGGATCAGCAGTCAATATTGCTTTGCACTTTAGTAGGCGGTGTTTTTGTTCTGCCACTTTGAAGTGGTTCATGAGGACTCGGAAATCTATCAACCATGGATATGGAACAAAGTAACGAGCCTCCCCCTCAGGTGGACCCCCCCGAGGTAAATGCCGAGTCCCAAAGTGGGGTTAAAGTCGACCAAAATCTAGGCGCTCTCAAGTTAGCCAAAGTCAATGTGGTCCTTCGGAGGTGTGATGAAGAGGTACAAGAGTCCACCGAGCCTCAGAAGCCCGCTGATCCTGGTAAAGACGCAGTTCCATCGCAAGCTGAAGATGCCCTCGAAGATATGGAACACGAGATTTTGGATCCGGACAATCCTGGCATCGATGCCAAACTTATTCAAAGGGAAGGTGACTCTGCTCTTGATAACCCAGAGGGTGGAGAAGACTCATCAAGCGAGTAAGTAGTATTCTACTTAGATGGGACTACTTGGCCAATTCCAGACATGTCAGTTGTCAGCTGACAGTACCTTTCAAGCCCTCTGTCTGAGGAGATGAAGTTATTGCAAAGTCGGTTGAGAATTGCTTCGTTATAGTCTCAGGCATTTTCCCCTTGAAATGAATAATTAGCCAGTAAAATTTAG
This Tigriopus californicus strain San Diego chromosome 7, Tcal_SD_v2.1, whole genome shotgun sequence DNA region includes the following protein-coding sequences:
- the LOC131884163 gene encoding myotubularin-related protein 9-like isoform X2, encoding MTFHPQYLLILHRGIDAIIRRPNPTNNQTNGSILVKCKDLRIIRIDGTSFDELNSVAQSLEKLAAIDDITRSFAFSYTPDFKPLEDGWNAFPLEVEFSPLLISQSSDWRVSYVNKDFSVCSSYPRAVIVPSSITDEQLISSANFRQAGRFPVLSYRHTTGQVIVRCSQPLTGPQMRRCKDDEKILAALIHRQRRGFIIDTRTQSVSQSAKAKGGGFEVEQYYPRWKRINKSIDRYHFLLDSYSKLMEACTDTSTSCEKWLSRLTISSWLTHVKEVLNCGCLIAQCLEKEYASVVVHGSEGMDISLCVTSLAQMILSSDCRTIRGFEALIQREWVEAGHPFWSRTSKGAFNESVASKSKSHAPTFTLFLDCVWQIYNQFPCSFEFTEKFLIFLADQAYCSNFGTFLCDNERERELLKVKEDTLSLWSYLNRPEILEPYINCLYDPNKNIIWPSVAPISLNLWPGMYLRWVLGPSPSTLAFEKAQLIIKRNKDARTNVVRLRRKLIDLMGEAEKLGLLEANPEGDEKDKMADEEVAAINNGIHMVNEIEATL
- the LOC131884163 gene encoding myotubularin-related protein 9-like isoform X1, translating into MDLGHLIKVSSVDEVVVHWPWNEAPWKSRLSLSVHHLILTPHQQCSRTKPKEVIQILHRGIDAIIRRPNPTNNQTNGSILVKCKDLRIIRIDGTSFDELNSVAQSLEKLAAIDDITRSFAFSYTPDFKPLEDGWNAFPLEVEFSPLLISQSSDWRVSYVNKDFSVCSSYPRAVIVPSSITDEQLISSANFRQAGRFPVLSYRHTTGQVIVRCSQPLTGPQMRRCKDDEKILAALIHRQRRGFIIDTRTQSVSQSAKAKGGGFEVEQYYPRWKRINKSIDRYHFLLDSYSKLMEACTDTSTSCEKWLSRLTISSWLTHVKEVLNCGCLIAQCLEKEYASVVVHGSEGMDISLCVTSLAQMILSSDCRTIRGFEALIQREWVEAGHPFWSRTSKGAFNESVASKSKSHAPTFTLFLDCVWQIYNQFPCSFEFTEKFLIFLADQAYCSNFGTFLCDNERERELLKVKEDTLSLWSYLNRPEILEPYINCLYDPNKNIIWPSVAPISLNLWPGMYLRWVLGPSPSTLAFEKAQLIIKRNKDARTNVVRLRRKLIDLMGEAEKLGLLEANPEGDEKDKMADEEVAAINNGIHMVNEIEATL